The Gouania willdenowi chromosome 20, fGouWil2.1, whole genome shotgun sequence genome window below encodes:
- the LOC114454366 gene encoding RNA-binding Raly-like protein isoform X2 — protein MTWYKRKRRNNRYINMAGEPKPYRPKAATKRPLSAVYSGYEFDYEYYRDDFYSRLFDYHGRVAPPPRAVIPLKRSRVLAPSSRRGKTSFPFKTSSSSSSSSSRPPTSSSAVKPLKTDQLQTIKRELTQIKMKIDSLLGRLEKIEKQQRVESEVQRKYEENCNSPHQGSVSEMAENSWEEAGDGALDMEAGEMTDGGEDDYDDEESHHLIDNHASDIDN, from the exons ATGACCTGGTATAAGAGGAAGCGCCGTAACAACCGAT ACATTAACATGGCGGGTGAGCCCAAGCCGTATCGGCCCAAAGCCGCCACCAAACGGCCGCTCTCCGCTGTTTACAG TGGCTATGAGTTTGATTACGAGTACTACAGGGACGATTTCTACAGCAG gCTTTTTGACTACCACGGCAGAGTGGCCCCCCCACCCAGGGCTGTGATTCCTTTGAAACGCTCGAGGGTCCTGGCTCCCTCCTCCCGCAGAGGGAAGACATCCTTCCCTTTCAAAAcatcatcctcttcctcctcctcttcctccagacCTCCCACATCCTCCTCTGCCGTCAAAC CATTGAAGACAGACCAGCTTCAGACTATCAAGCGAGAGCTCACTCAGATCAAGATGAAGATCGACTCTTTGCTGGGACGCCTGGAGAAGATTGAGAAGCAGCAGAGAGTCGAATCTG agGTTCAAAGAAAGTATGAGGAAAACTGCAACTCCCCACACCAGGGCTCAGTTTCAGAGATGGCTGAAAACTCTTGGGAGGAGGCAGGAGATGGGGCACTGGACATGGAGGCCGGTGAGATGACTGACGGAGGGGAGGATGACTACGATGATGAGGAAAGCCACCATCTG ATAGACAACCACGCATCAGATATCGACAACTGA